The Brumimicrobium sp. genomic interval AATGAAACGCAATATCATTCATTTTTTCTTTGTTATTTTGAAAAGCTAATATCCAATCATTCGTAGCTGAAACATTAGAAAGAATATCTCCGGCTGCAGAACGAATAAATTTAATTGGAGAATCTTTGATAATATCTATATCTATCACTACCCCCATCGGCATCATACCAGGTAAACTGTCAGTTTTTCCAAATTTATTTTTAATCACTGAAATAGGTGAAATCAAACCATCATTGGAAATAATAGTTGGAACAGCTAAATTATTCACCTGAATGAGTAAACTCACACGTTTGACCGCATCAATTACTTTCCCTCCTCCCACGCTGACAAATAATTCGATATTTTCTTGAATAGCTTTCTGCTTTAGTTGTTCTATATCTGCTTCTGTATTATCTGCCAACTCATATAACTGCCATTGATTTCGTCGTGCAATTTCCTCAGCATATTTCTTAGAGAATGATTTTCCAGATACCACCAAAACTTTGTTAAACAACAACATATTTCTTTTCAGGTATTCACTTATATCATAAATAATACCCTCATCCACTTGGAAAATTATAGGCAAATAGGATTGTTGTCTATATATCATGCTTCTTTAATCTTTTTAATTAAATCAGAAGTACTAACCCCTTTCGTGTAAGGTAACAACACCAACTTACAGTTGTTTTGTTTCAAAAAA includes:
- a CDS encoding iron-containing alcohol dehydrogenase family protein, with product MIYRQQSYLPIIFQVDEGIIYDISEYLKRNMLLFNKVLVVSGKSFSKKYAEEIARRNQWQLYELADNTEADIEQLKQKAIQENIELFVSVGGGKVIDAVKRVSLLIQVNNLAVPTIISNDGLISPISVIKNKFGKTDSLPGMMPMGVVIDIDIIKDSPIKFIRSAAGDILSNVSATNDWILAFQNNKEKMNDIAFHLSKSAANSLIHFDEINLKSKPFLRLVVQGQINSGIAMSLAGTSRPCSGSEHLISHAIDHLDYGKNTLHGTQVASISLFTLYLQDKLEEKHIIYAKKSEIPLDFTDLTIDLSENLFCKLIDTAREMRPGRFTVLDCFSTPEIYRKLLAFKQFIAIK